One genomic segment of Nitratidesulfovibrio sp. includes these proteins:
- a CDS encoding amino acid ABC transporter permease has product MLPRPFPALPPEHNVPAFPPRAPLPPHPPHRGREDDGARRGPALEAPTAVEDFLAPPAARRLDAALLALLLGAGAWLFWNAADRLDYHWNWGVVWQFLLRHDTQQGAAGGWVPGTLTQGLLVTLRLGLWSTLLALCIGTGMGLLRASPRLFRRMVARTYVEGVRNLPPLVLVFIFHFFVSSQFAPLLAGLFTPVANAATALLPSLAHPDAWGWLARASALLLAPPGQLPVFLSGVIVLGLYEGAYITEIVRAGLEGVGRGQWEASASTGLTRRQQLRHVILPQAFRLIVPPLAGQFISTIKDSAILSVISIRELTFQGMELMAATYLTFEIWLTVAALYLVLTFSCSLAARHVERRLRRAM; this is encoded by the coding sequence ATGCTGCCTCGCCCGTTTCCCGCCCTGCCGCCGGAGCACAACGTTCCGGCCTTTCCGCCGCGCGCACCCCTCCCTCCCCACCCGCCTCACCGGGGGCGCGAGGACGATGGCGCGCGGCGTGGTCCCGCGCTCGAAGCGCCAACCGCAGTGGAGGACTTTCTGGCCCCCCCGGCGGCCCGAAGGCTGGACGCGGCCCTGCTGGCCCTGCTGCTGGGCGCCGGGGCATGGCTGTTCTGGAACGCGGCCGACCGCCTGGACTATCACTGGAACTGGGGGGTGGTGTGGCAGTTCCTGCTGCGTCACGACACGCAGCAGGGGGCGGCAGGAGGCTGGGTACCGGGCACGCTGACCCAGGGGCTGCTGGTCACGCTGCGCCTGGGGTTGTGGTCCACTCTGCTGGCCCTGTGCATCGGCACGGGCATGGGGCTGCTGCGGGCCAGCCCGCGCCTGTTCCGGCGCATGGTGGCACGCACCTACGTGGAAGGGGTGCGCAACCTGCCGCCGCTGGTGCTGGTGTTCATCTTCCACTTCTTCGTCAGTTCGCAATTCGCCCCGCTTCTGGCCGGGCTGTTCACCCCCGTGGCAAACGCCGCCACGGCCCTGCTGCCCTCCCTTGCGCACCCGGACGCATGGGGCTGGCTGGCGCGGGCGTCCGCCCTGCTGCTGGCACCACCCGGCCAATTGCCGGTGTTCCTTTCCGGGGTCATCGTCCTTGGGTTGTACGAGGGCGCCTACATCACCGAAATCGTCCGCGCCGGGCTGGAAGGCGTGGGACGCGGCCAGTGGGAGGCATCGGCCTCCACGGGGCTGACCCGGCGGCAGCAACTGCGCCACGTCATCCTGCCGCAGGCCTTCCGGCTCATCGTGCCGCCACTGGCCGGGCAATTCATCTCCACCATCAAGGATTCGGCCATCCTGTCGGTGATCTCCATCCGCGAGCTGACCTTTCAGGGCATGGAGCTGATGGCAGCCACCTACCTGACCTTCGAAATCTGGCTCACGGTGGCGGCCCTGTATCTGGTGCTGACCTTTTCCTGTTCGCTGGCGGCGCGCCATGTGGAACGGCGCCTGCGCCGGGCCATGTAG